Proteins encoded together in one Caldicellulosiruptor saccharolyticus DSM 8903 window:
- a CDS encoding M16 family metallopeptidase has translation MINLYKLSNNIRLVYEKVDTVKTVSVGVWILAGSRYEIKNENGISHFIEHILFKGTKNRSSKEIVYEIESIGGQINAFTAKEYTCFYVRVLDEFLEKAFEILSDLLLNPLINPEDIEKEKTVIIEEINMSKDDPEEILYQALNDLIWKGETLSYPIVGKESTVKRIDRNRILNFMRKRYKPENVVISVAGHFDESYLINLCERYFGDWESYLESKDTNNSKPIFKRGAVIKSKKSDQAQIAIAFEGFGQEDENVYKLLVVSNILGGGMSSRLFQKIREELGLVYSINSFVSTYKDVGMLIVYAGTSPKNVRMVYKEILNQIKLLIRGNLTPDEVEVAKQQIKGSIIFGLENTSSRMSNLGKNMLLLNRIIEMQEIIDIINSIKFDQVMDIIREVLTKEFSVAVVGNKKEIDTKIFEERIVTK, from the coding sequence TTGATAAATCTTTACAAACTTAGCAATAATATTCGGCTCGTGTATGAAAAGGTAGATACTGTAAAGACGGTAAGTGTTGGAGTTTGGATATTAGCAGGTTCAAGATATGAGATTAAAAACGAAAATGGGATTTCTCATTTTATCGAACACATACTTTTTAAAGGAACAAAAAATAGAAGTTCCAAAGAAATAGTCTATGAAATAGAATCCATAGGAGGGCAAATAAACGCATTTACTGCAAAAGAGTACACTTGTTTTTATGTAAGAGTTTTAGACGAGTTTTTAGAAAAGGCATTTGAAATCCTGTCTGATTTACTTCTAAATCCTTTAATAAACCCAGAAGACATTGAGAAAGAAAAAACTGTTATCATTGAAGAAATTAATATGTCAAAAGATGACCCGGAAGAAATTTTGTACCAAGCGTTAAATGACTTAATATGGAAAGGGGAAACATTATCATATCCAATAGTAGGGAAAGAATCTACTGTAAAGAGGATTGACAGAAACAGGATATTAAATTTTATGAGAAAGAGATATAAGCCTGAAAATGTAGTAATTTCAGTTGCTGGCCACTTTGATGAAAGTTATCTTATAAATTTATGTGAAAGATATTTTGGTGACTGGGAGAGCTATTTAGAATCAAAAGATACAAATAACTCAAAACCTATTTTCAAAAGGGGAGCTGTTATAAAGTCAAAGAAGAGTGACCAAGCCCAAATTGCAATAGCGTTTGAAGGTTTTGGTCAAGAAGATGAAAATGTTTACAAGTTGTTAGTAGTCTCAAACATACTTGGTGGTGGTATGAGTTCAAGACTTTTTCAGAAGATAAGAGAAGAGCTTGGACTTGTATACAGCATAAATTCTTTTGTTAGCACTTACAAAGATGTAGGGATGCTAATAGTGTACGCTGGTACCAGCCCGAAGAATGTAAGAATGGTTTATAAAGAGATTCTTAACCAGATTAAACTACTGATAAGAGGGAACTTAACTCCTGATGAGGTAGAGGTTGCAAAACAGCAGATAAAAGGAAGTATCATTTTTGGATTGGAGAACACAAGTAGCCGGATGTCAAATCTTGGGAAGAATATGCTACTTTTAAATAGAATAATTGAAATGCAGGAAATAATCGATATAATTAATTCTATTAAATTCGACCAGGTTATGGATATAATAAGAGAAGTACTAACAAAAGAGTTTTCTGTAGCTGTTGTGGGGAACAAAAAAGAGATAGATACCAAAATTTTTGAGGAGAGAATTGTGACCAAATGA
- the dut gene encoding dUTP diphosphatase, whose amino-acid sequence MILKIKRADDAKDLPLPQYASAGSAGMDLFACVENEVVINPGEIKLIRTGIYIELPDGYEAQIRPRSGLALKYGITILNSPGTIDSDYRGEICIILINLGKEPFIVKRGDRIAQMVVCKYEKVKIEEVYKLSETERGDGGFGSTGI is encoded by the coding sequence ATGATTTTGAAGATAAAAAGGGCAGATGATGCGAAAGATTTACCTTTGCCCCAATACGCTTCAGCTGGTTCTGCTGGGATGGACCTTTTTGCTTGTGTGGAGAATGAAGTGGTCATCAACCCCGGTGAGATAAAGCTTATTAGAACAGGGATATACATAGAGCTTCCAGATGGCTATGAAGCTCAGATAAGACCACGAAGTGGGCTTGCATTAAAATATGGCATTACGATTTTAAATTCCCCTGGAACGATTGACAGTGACTACAGAGGAGAGATATGTATAATCTTGATTAATCTTGGAAAAGAGCCGTTTATAGTAAAAAGAGGTGATAGAATAGCTCAGATGGTAGTATGCAAGTACGAAAAGGTGAAAATAGAGGAAGTTTACAAACTTTCTGAAACAGAGCGTGGGGATGGTGGCTTTGGTTCAACCGGTATTTGA